One window from the genome of Bacillus tianshenii encodes:
- a CDS encoding bifunctional 2-keto-4-hydroxyglutarate aldolase/2-keto-3-deoxy-6-phosphogluconate aldolase: MKKEEVLQIVRDNKLVAIIRANSEGEAIEVAKACISGGIRIIEITFTVQGAQKVIETLVNEYKDQGIIIGAGSVLDSETARIAMLAGATFIVSPYLDEGTAKLCNRYRVPYMPGIMTVKDAVQALELGADILKLFPGDAFTPGMIKAIKGPLPQAELMPTGGVNLENMNDWLEAGASAIGLGSSLIKMSQEGKYTEVSDKARQLCAKV; the protein is encoded by the coding sequence CTGAAGAAAGAGGAAGTTCTTCAAATAGTAAGAGATAACAAGCTTGTTGCAATTATTCGAGCTAATAGTGAAGGTGAGGCAATTGAAGTAGCGAAGGCTTGCATCTCGGGCGGGATTAGAATTATTGAAATTACATTTACTGTGCAAGGAGCACAGAAGGTAATCGAAACGCTTGTTAATGAGTATAAGGATCAAGGTATAATAATAGGTGCTGGTAGTGTACTTGACTCTGAAACTGCACGTATTGCGATGCTGGCCGGGGCGACATTTATTGTAAGTCCATATTTAGATGAAGGGACAGCAAAGTTATGCAATCGTTACCGAGTTCCGTATATGCCTGGGATTATGACGGTGAAAGATGCTGTGCAAGCACTTGAATTAGGGGCAGATATCTTGAAGTTGTTCCCAGGAGATGCCTTTACTCCTGGAATGATTAAAGCCATTAAAGGTCCGCTTCCACAAGCTGAATTGATGCCTACTGGTGGAGTTAATTTGGAAAATATGAATGATTGGCTAGAAGCGGGTGCAAGTGCAATTGGACTTGGCAGTTCATTAATCAAAATGTCCCAGGAAGGTAAGTATACGGAGGTTTCAGATAAAGCACGTCAGTTATGTGCAAAAGTCTAA
- the nagB gene encoding glucosamine-6-phosphate deaminase yields the protein MELIVSKSINNLNDYSAQLLVSLMQATDGGKIGLATGNTPIGIYQSLVRLHQEGKADFSQTITYNLDEYCGLHKEHPSSFYTFMKQHLFDHVNLKRENIYIPDGEAEDVEEECRRYNSVLQHAGQLDAQILSLGLNGHIGFNEPGEELSPHTHVVTLTEQTREVNASAFSSIDEVPTHAITMGVASILRSKWILFMALGKKKASILKKSLEGPVTTECPASLLQLHPNVTFFLDDEAASELNLESGAYQVRSL from the coding sequence ATGGAACTCATTGTTTCAAAGTCCATTAATAACTTGAACGATTATAGTGCTCAATTGCTCGTTAGTCTTATGCAGGCAACGGATGGAGGGAAGATTGGTCTTGCGACTGGTAACACGCCAATTGGAATTTACCAATCGTTAGTTCGATTACATCAAGAGGGGAAGGCTGATTTCTCCCAAACGATTACATATAATTTGGATGAGTATTGTGGACTTCATAAAGAACATCCGTCTTCTTTTTATACTTTTATGAAACAGCACTTATTTGATCATGTTAATTTAAAACGAGAAAATATCTATATACCTGATGGTGAAGCGGAAGATGTTGAGGAAGAATGTCGACGATATAATAGCGTATTACAGCATGCTGGCCAATTAGACGCTCAAATTTTAAGTCTTGGTTTAAACGGTCATATCGGCTTTAATGAACCAGGAGAAGAGCTTTCTCCGCATACCCATGTCGTGACTCTGACAGAACAAACAAGAGAGGTAAATGCCAGTGCCTTTTCTTCAATTGATGAGGTGCCAACTCATGCGATTACAATGGGAGTGGCAAGTATTCTACGTTCAAAGTGGATTCTCTTTATGGCGCTTGGGAAGAAGAAGGCAAGCATCTTGAAAAAGTCGCTAGAAGGACCGGTCACCACTGAGTGTCCTGCCTCTCTGCTTCAGCTTCATCCGAATGTTACCTTTTTCTTAGATGACGAAGCTGCATCAGAGCTCAATTTAGAAAGTGGAGCATATCAAGTTAGAAGCTTATAA
- a CDS encoding cold-shock protein — translation MVQGTVKWFNAEKGFGFIEVEGQDDVFVHFSAIQGDGFKTLEEGQAVTFEIEQGQRGPQAANVQK, via the coding sequence ATGGTACAAGGTACAGTAAAATGGTTTAACGCAGAAAAAGGTTTCGGTTTCATCGAAGTTGAAGGTCAAGACGACGTATTCGTTCACTTCTCTGCAATTCAAGGCGATGGCTTCAAAACTTTAGAAGAAGGTCAAGCAGTAACTTTCGAAATCGAGCAAGGTCAACGTGGACCACAAGCTGCTAACGTTCAAAAGTAA
- a CDS encoding acyl-CoA thioesterase: protein MNQKKAKESRIVNTDQVLISDLNNYNTLFGGVLMKKLDSCATLSARRHARVKECVTASTDSIDFLCAIHQTDSVCIESFVTFTGKSSMEIFCKVIAEDMIHEERRVAATAFLTFVALDENKRPVDVPAVVPETEEEKFLYETAKERAETRKARRKKSKELAEFITVKKPWDE from the coding sequence ATGAATCAAAAGAAAGCAAAAGAAAGCCGTATTGTAAATACTGACCAAGTTCTCATTAGCGATTTAAATAATTACAACACGCTGTTCGGAGGCGTGCTTATGAAGAAACTCGATAGCTGTGCCACCCTATCAGCGCGCAGACATGCCAGAGTGAAGGAATGTGTTACAGCATCGACCGATTCAATTGACTTTTTATGTGCCATTCATCAAACGGACTCAGTTTGTATTGAATCATTTGTGACGTTTACAGGAAAAAGCTCAATGGAAATTTTCTGCAAGGTTATTGCGGAAGATATGATTCATGAAGAACGAAGAGTTGCAGCCACTGCTTTTCTGACATTTGTGGCTTTAGATGAAAACAAACGCCCTGTAGATGTTCCAGCTGTAGTACCTGAAACAGAAGAAGAAAAGTTCTTGTATGAAACAGCGAAGGAAAGAGCAGAAACACGGAAAGCAAGAAGAAAGAAAAGCAAAGAATTAGCGGAGTTTATTACTGTTAAGAAGCCTTGGGACGAATAA
- a CDS encoding LysR family transcriptional regulator yields the protein MNIKHLQYFIEVARCNSFTRAANKLYITQPTISKMIKNLETELGVDLFDRSQKKLVLTDAGRVILEQSQAIERAVHHLENELDNLLGLKKGHVRIGLPPIMDARFFPNLLGRFHEEYPGITFQLVEDGSKKIEEAVAKDELDIGITVLPTDTDLFDSFSFVKEDLKLIVHSSHPLAEQEEVRLAELKDESFILFNKDFVLHDRIISACNHVGFEPYVISESSQWGFIEEMVACKLGVSLLPTSICHHLHSNVRKINVVNPSIHWHLALIWRHNHYLSYAAKEWLRFTKEQLADGSF from the coding sequence TTGAACATAAAACATTTACAATACTTTATTGAAGTCGCACGATGCAACAGCTTTACTCGTGCTGCTAACAAGCTCTACATTACTCAGCCGACGATAAGTAAAATGATCAAAAACCTTGAAACAGAACTAGGTGTTGACTTATTTGACCGTTCACAGAAAAAGTTAGTGCTAACGGATGCTGGGCGTGTCATTTTAGAACAATCGCAAGCAATCGAAAGAGCAGTTCATCATTTAGAAAATGAACTTGATAACCTTCTCGGCTTAAAGAAAGGGCACGTTCGAATTGGCCTACCCCCAATTATGGATGCACGCTTCTTTCCAAATTTACTCGGCCGATTTCATGAAGAATATCCCGGTATTACTTTTCAGCTTGTTGAGGACGGTTCGAAGAAGATCGAAGAAGCTGTCGCCAAAGATGAGCTTGATATTGGCATTACCGTTTTACCGACTGACACTGACTTATTTGATTCCTTTTCTTTCGTAAAAGAAGATTTGAAATTAATTGTTCACTCTTCACACCCGCTTGCTGAACAAGAAGAAGTCCGACTAGCAGAGCTTAAGGACGAATCATTTATTTTATTTAATAAAGATTTTGTATTACATGACCGGATTATTTCGGCTTGCAACCATGTCGGGTTTGAGCCTTATGTTATTTCAGAAAGCTCCCAGTGGGGATTTATTGAAGAGATGGTTGCTTGTAAGTTAGGCGTCTCACTCTTACCAACAAGTATTTGTCATCACCTTCATTCAAATGTTCGAAAAATTAACGTCGTTAATCCTTCTATTCATTGGCACCTTGCGCTAATTTGGCGTCACAACCATTACCTTTCCTACGCAGCAAAAGAATGGCTCAGATTTACGAAAGAACAACTTGCAGACGGCTCTTTTTAA
- the msrA gene encoding peptide-methionine (S)-S-oxide reductase MsrA, whose product MEIAVFGAGCFWGVEAFFEVVRGVESTRVGYSGGNIPNPTYEQVKTGNTGHAEVVEVLYDPWKISYDELLDLFFECHDPTTKNRQGIDIGSQYRSVIFCQDVAQLKAAKEKKVELNRKGIFKSNLVTEITPAKEFYLAEEYHQKYFQKNGTLACGI is encoded by the coding sequence ATGGAAATTGCAGTATTTGGTGCAGGTTGCTTTTGGGGTGTAGAGGCGTTTTTTGAAGTAGTACGTGGTGTTGAGAGTACGCGTGTCGGGTATTCAGGAGGCAACATTCCGAATCCAACTTATGAACAGGTGAAAACGGGGAACACAGGGCATGCAGAAGTTGTAGAAGTGTTGTATGACCCATGGAAGATTTCCTATGATGAGCTACTGGATTTGTTCTTTGAATGTCACGACCCAACTACAAAAAATCGTCAAGGTATTGATATCGGCTCTCAATATCGTTCCGTTATCTTTTGCCAAGATGTTGCCCAGTTGAAAGCCGCTAAGGAAAAGAAAGTAGAACTAAATCGGAAAGGCATCTTTAAATCCAACCTTGTAACGGAAATAACACCAGCGAAAGAATTTTATTTAGCGGAAGAATATCATCAGAAGTACTTTCAAAAGAACGGAACACTTGCATGTGGCATATAA
- a CDS encoding STAS/SEC14 domain-containing protein → MISIKPNHLEQVIEIEVEGKIMKHDIEEFETYMEQKREDGEKLDLLMEIRELDGYTMKGLMEELKFDTSHWNDFNKIAVISEKQWVEFSTKMSGILPKVEVKHFKPGERDVAIDWLRNI, encoded by the coding sequence ATGATTTCTATTAAACCAAATCATTTAGAACAGGTTATCGAGATTGAGGTAGAAGGTAAGATAATGAAGCATGATATCGAAGAGTTTGAAACGTATATGGAACAAAAGAGAGAAGACGGAGAAAAGCTTGATTTGCTTATGGAAATTCGTGAGCTGGACGGCTATACGATGAAAGGATTAATGGAAGAGTTAAAATTTGATACGAGTCATTGGAACGACTTTAACAAAATTGCCGTCATAAGTGAGAAGCAGTGGGTAGAATTTAGTACGAAGATGAGCGGGATTTTACCTAAAGTAGAGGTGAAGCATTTTAAGCCGGGTGAAAGAGATGTGGCAATTGATTGGCTAAGAAATATTTAA
- a CDS encoding MurR/RpiR family transcriptional regulator: MDKFEKLIQTHFDSLSKSQRKVAQFLLNYPEQFAVQSASEIGSAVGVSETTVIRFCHALDFTGFAGMQKHVREQLLLKRSNLDQFYSEKVAFSQERLFFGNVMKQDALNIQHTSEQLKEASLEAASKRIIEADKVIIAGMRTSYAAAHWLSFTLRMGKESVHLFRPDTDDPIALLQECTDNTVFIGISFPRYALQTIKMAEYMQERGAYIIGITDSAVAPIQKYADLVLSIQSSNTSTIDMAPILFSYLHSLVSYVLVKNEAQFKQRKELYELVNRDDFFLKEGDD; encoded by the coding sequence GTGGATAAGTTCGAAAAGCTTATACAAACACATTTTGATTCTTTATCGAAAAGTCAACGCAAGGTTGCTCAGTTTCTTCTTAATTACCCTGAACAATTTGCAGTGCAATCAGCAAGTGAAATTGGCAGTGCTGTAGGCGTAAGTGAGACGACCGTTATTCGTTTCTGTCATGCGCTAGACTTTACTGGATTTGCTGGTATGCAAAAGCATGTTCGCGAACAGCTCTTACTAAAGAGAAGTAATCTTGATCAGTTTTACTCCGAGAAGGTTGCTTTTTCGCAAGAAAGACTTTTCTTTGGGAATGTAATGAAACAAGATGCTCTTAATATTCAGCATACAAGTGAACAATTAAAAGAAGCGAGTCTTGAAGCTGCCTCAAAACGAATTATTGAAGCAGACAAAGTTATCATTGCAGGGATGCGTACTTCATATGCAGCTGCTCATTGGTTAAGCTTTACTCTTCGTATGGGGAAAGAAAGTGTTCATCTCTTCCGGCCTGATACAGATGATCCGATTGCTCTTCTTCAGGAATGTACAGACAATACGGTTTTCATTGGCATTTCATTTCCGCGTTATGCATTACAAACGATTAAGATGGCGGAATATATGCAGGAGAGAGGAGCATATATCATCGGGATAACTGATTCAGCTGTCGCGCCAATCCAGAAGTATGCAGACCTTGTGTTATCCATTCAATCATCAAATACGTCCACAATTGACATGGCGCCAATTTTATTTTCTTACCTTCATTCCCTCGTAAGTTACGTATTAGTTAAGAACGAAGCACAATTCAAGCAACGAAAAGAACTGTATGAACTCGTGAATAGAGATGATTTCTTTTTGAAGGAGGGAGATGACTAA
- a CDS encoding M20 peptidase aminoacylase family protein encodes MNQVLESLKPTLQQTFQYLHENPEISWQEVGTTKYLVDFLSAQGFEPVLFEDCPGFYIEIGEGPFCVGLRTDMDALWQEVNGTLQANHSCGHDAHMTMAVMTLLLLKELDYQPNGRLKVLFQPAEEKGEGALKLVEKGLIDDIDFLYGVHLRPIQELQDGHASAGIQHGAANVLRGKIFGQDAHAARPHLGTNAIEIGAAIMNHLNMIHLDPMVPHSVKMTSFQAGGEIGNSIPGSGTFLLDLRAQTNEVMQDLKSAVQKTVQKVSELYNVDITLSGNDGVAAAVIDSEAQQVMAEAVEDTIGKDRLMPPIVTAGGEDFHFYTLKRPSLKAVMLGLGCDLKPGLHHPNMTFNEEALSTGVEILAKTIMNTFRTYG; translated from the coding sequence ATGAATCAAGTTCTAGAATCATTGAAGCCGACACTCCAACAAACCTTTCAATACTTACATGAAAATCCTGAAATTAGTTGGCAGGAAGTAGGGACTACTAAATACCTTGTTGATTTCCTGTCTGCACAAGGTTTCGAGCCTGTGCTGTTTGAGGATTGTCCAGGCTTCTATATTGAAATAGGTGAAGGGCCTTTTTGTGTAGGCTTAAGAACAGATATGGATGCTTTGTGGCAAGAAGTGAACGGAACACTTCAAGCAAATCATTCATGTGGTCATGATGCGCATATGACGATGGCGGTGATGACACTGCTATTATTGAAAGAATTAGACTATCAGCCAAACGGAAGGCTTAAAGTGCTATTTCAGCCAGCAGAAGAAAAAGGAGAAGGTGCTTTAAAGCTAGTTGAAAAAGGTTTGATTGATGATATTGATTTCTTATATGGTGTTCACTTAAGACCGATTCAAGAGTTGCAGGATGGCCACGCCTCAGCTGGCATTCAACATGGGGCTGCCAATGTATTAAGAGGTAAGATTTTTGGCCAAGATGCGCATGCTGCACGTCCTCATTTAGGTACAAATGCCATTGAAATTGGAGCAGCGATTATGAACCATCTAAATATGATTCACCTTGACCCGATGGTTCCTCACTCAGTGAAAATGACCTCTTTTCAAGCTGGAGGAGAAATCGGTAATAGTATCCCAGGCTCCGGCACGTTCTTGTTGGATTTGCGAGCACAAACAAATGAAGTGATGCAAGATTTAAAGAGTGCAGTTCAGAAAACAGTACAGAAAGTTTCTGAGCTTTATAACGTTGATATTACGCTAAGTGGAAATGATGGCGTAGCAGCGGCGGTCATTGATTCAGAGGCACAACAGGTGATGGCGGAAGCGGTCGAAGATACAATTGGAAAAGACCGGCTAATGCCACCGATTGTTACGGCAGGAGGCGAAGATTTTCACTTCTATACGTTGAAACGACCTTCATTGAAAGCGGTCATGCTTGGACTTGGTTGTGATTTGAAGCCTGGACTGCACCATCCGAATATGACTTTTAATGAAGAGGCGCTCTCTACTGGAGTGGAAATTTTAGCGAAGACAATTATGAATACGTTTCGTACATACGGCTGA
- a CDS encoding GNAT family N-acetyltransferase, which produces MRREVTIRKLETIEDLKGMQEIQRSIWSEGVIPLHQTMTVNLNGGLIIGAFHEEKIIGFSYGFPGFQNQNVYLCSHVLGIHPDYQRQGIGSLLKQAQKEMAIKLGYTSITWTYDPLESVNGYLNLSKLGAICSTYVENCYGKMEDTLNYGMPTDRFKVEWHVRSSYVNNRIDWNKRLDNPVMIANYEKLASGQPMLTDQMLFDEQTIQQQEQVLIPCPTHIQQLKQADFSLALDWRMKVRKAFQMLFGNGFAAVHIQKTDTPVHYYLAVKQASLPLQHESEESICN; this is translated from the coding sequence ATGCGGAGAGAGGTTACGATTCGTAAGCTTGAAACAATTGAAGATCTAAAAGGGATGCAGGAAATACAGCGAAGCATATGGTCAGAAGGGGTGATTCCGCTTCACCAAACGATGACTGTGAATTTAAATGGCGGCTTAATCATCGGCGCCTTTCATGAAGAGAAAATCATTGGCTTCAGCTACGGATTTCCTGGCTTTCAGAATCAAAATGTGTATCTATGTTCTCACGTTCTTGGTATTCACCCTGATTATCAGCGTCAAGGGATCGGTTCATTGCTCAAGCAAGCTCAGAAAGAAATGGCGATTAAGCTTGGCTACACCTCTATTACTTGGACATATGACCCGCTTGAAAGTGTAAATGGTTACCTTAACTTATCGAAGTTAGGCGCGATTTGTAGTACATATGTGGAAAATTGCTATGGAAAGATGGAGGACACCTTAAATTACGGGATGCCAACGGATCGTTTTAAAGTCGAATGGCATGTTCGCAGTTCATATGTGAACAACAGAATTGATTGGAACAAGCGGTTGGACAATCCTGTAATGATAGCAAACTATGAGAAGCTTGCAAGCGGACAGCCAATGTTGACTGATCAAATGCTTTTCGATGAGCAAACGATTCAACAACAAGAACAAGTGCTTATTCCGTGCCCAACACATATTCAGCAATTGAAGCAGGCTGATTTTAGTCTGGCACTTGATTGGCGCATGAAGGTAAGGAAGGCATTTCAAATGCTTTTTGGAAATGGGTTTGCAGCTGTACATATTCAAAAAACAGACACACCAGTTCATTATTATTTAGCTGTAAAACAAGCATCATTGCCATTACAGCATGAAAGCGAGGAATCAATATGCAATTAA
- the menC gene encoding o-succinylbenzoate synthase: MQLKEITVRHMRMRLKAPFVTSLWTTYDKEFLLVEAKDENGLTGWGESVALPAPWYSEETCATNWHMLEDFLIPMIFEHKIEHPDQVSEIFKPIRKNNMAKAGLEGAVWDLYAQRQGVSLAAALGGTRSQIDVGISIGIQESVDELLRLVETHVEEGYKRIKVKIKPGWDVTIVKEIRKNFPNISLMVDANSAYTLDDIDHLKQLDAYNLLMIEQPLAADDIIDHAKLQAELNTPICLDESIHSVEDARKALELGSCKIINIKVGRVGGLTESKKIHDLAVEQGVDVWCGGMLEAGVGRAHNIAVTTLANFTLPGDTASSSRYWEEDIVEPNITVENGVITVPEAPGLGFHVKRDTVEKFTVKQQTYSIVNA, encoded by the coding sequence ATGCAATTAAAAGAAATTACAGTACGCCATATGCGGATGCGGTTGAAAGCACCATTTGTCACAAGTCTATGGACAACATATGATAAAGAATTTCTCCTAGTAGAAGCAAAAGACGAAAATGGTTTGACTGGCTGGGGGGAATCGGTTGCATTGCCGGCACCTTGGTACAGTGAAGAGACATGTGCAACAAACTGGCATATGCTAGAGGATTTCTTAATTCCGATGATTTTTGAACATAAGATTGAGCACCCTGACCAAGTTTCAGAGATCTTTAAGCCTATTCGAAAAAATAATATGGCGAAAGCAGGGCTAGAAGGTGCAGTCTGGGACTTATATGCCCAACGACAAGGAGTATCACTTGCAGCTGCACTTGGTGGAACACGTAGCCAAATTGATGTCGGCATTAGCATTGGCATTCAAGAAAGTGTAGATGAACTACTCCGCCTTGTAGAGACACATGTTGAAGAAGGCTACAAACGAATTAAAGTGAAGATTAAGCCGGGATGGGACGTTACCATTGTAAAAGAAATCCGCAAAAATTTTCCTAATATTTCGTTAATGGTTGATGCAAATTCAGCTTACACCCTTGATGATATAGACCATCTCAAGCAACTGGATGCGTATAACTTGCTAATGATTGAACAGCCTCTTGCAGCAGATGACATTATCGACCATGCCAAACTTCAGGCTGAGTTAAATACACCCATCTGTCTTGATGAAAGTATTCATTCTGTTGAAGATGCACGGAAAGCTCTTGAACTAGGAAGCTGCAAAATTATCAACATTAAAGTCGGACGAGTAGGCGGCTTAACAGAGTCGAAGAAAATTCATGACTTAGCAGTTGAACAAGGTGTGGATGTTTGGTGTGGTGGCATGCTCGAGGCAGGAGTGGGCCGAGCTCACAATATTGCGGTTACAACTCTAGCAAACTTTACATTACCTGGAGACACGGCGAGTTCATCAAGGTATTGGGAGGAGGATATTGTTGAGCCGAATATTACGGTCGAAAACGGCGTTATCACTGTTCCAGAAGCACCTGGCTTAGGTTTTCACGTTAAACGAGATACAGTTGAGAAATTCACTGTCAAACAACAGACATATTCCATAGTTAATGCATAA
- a CDS encoding sodium:alanine symporter family protein, whose translation MEALSKIISQLSGFVWGLPMILLLLGGGLFLTARLGFFQFKYFPHIISQTFGKIFSKSDAPGSVTPFQATTSALASTMGAANIVGVPVAITLGGPGAIFWMWLVALIGMATKYSEVVLGIRYRAKNKNNEWVGGPMYYIEKGLGWKRVATFFAFALMIEIIASMMVQANSVATTVESSFGISPLVTGLVVMALVGLVVLGGIKTIGKVSEKLIPTMVILYLVSALIVLGVNVAEIPAAFGLIFKYAFAPISAVGGFAGAGVAMAIRWGLARGMYSNEAGMGTAPIAHSAAKTEHPSKQGFWGVFEVIVDTLIVCTMTALVILTSGVWKEAGTNDPSAMVAAAFAKVFGDSIAGSIVSIALFFFVFTTLIVIVYYGEKQAEYLFGTVFSKVMRGVYIVSIVVGSIGGLKFIWQFLDLLLAGIVIPNVIAVVFLSKQVREITDDYFQNFYKQSRGKQSKDKVNEIS comes from the coding sequence ATGGAAGCGCTATCAAAGATAATTAGTCAACTGTCAGGATTTGTTTGGGGCTTACCGATGATCTTATTGCTTCTAGGTGGCGGGTTATTTCTAACAGCTCGTTTAGGATTCTTTCAATTCAAGTATTTCCCTCATATTATTAGTCAAACCTTCGGAAAAATTTTTAGTAAAAGTGATGCACCTGGCTCAGTTACACCATTTCAGGCAACAACCTCAGCCTTAGCATCAACAATGGGGGCAGCAAATATTGTCGGTGTACCTGTAGCAATTACACTTGGTGGGCCTGGTGCGATATTTTGGATGTGGCTTGTTGCGTTAATAGGAATGGCAACAAAGTATTCTGAAGTTGTGCTTGGGATTCGTTATCGCGCAAAAAACAAGAATAATGAGTGGGTCGGCGGCCCAATGTACTACATCGAAAAGGGACTAGGGTGGAAGCGTGTGGCAACATTTTTCGCCTTTGCCTTAATGATTGAAATCATTGCGAGTATGATGGTTCAAGCAAATTCAGTGGCAACAACGGTGGAAAGCTCGTTCGGTATATCTCCGCTTGTAACAGGCCTAGTAGTGATGGCGCTTGTCGGTCTTGTTGTTCTAGGCGGGATCAAAACAATTGGAAAAGTTTCAGAAAAACTTATTCCAACAATGGTTATCTTGTATTTAGTTAGTGCCCTTATCGTGCTTGGTGTCAATGTAGCTGAAATTCCTGCGGCGTTTGGTTTGATTTTCAAATATGCCTTTGCACCAATTTCAGCAGTGGGAGGCTTTGCCGGAGCTGGTGTAGCGATGGCTATTCGTTGGGGACTTGCTCGCGGTATGTATTCGAATGAAGCAGGTATGGGAACCGCACCAATTGCCCATTCAGCTGCTAAGACAGAGCATCCGTCGAAACAAGGCTTCTGGGGCGTGTTTGAAGTTATTGTTGATACGTTAATCGTTTGTACGATGACTGCACTGGTCATTTTAACGTCAGGTGTGTGGAAAGAAGCTGGAACAAATGATCCGTCAGCGATGGTAGCAGCGGCTTTTGCAAAGGTGTTCGGTGATTCAATTGCAGGTTCTATTGTGTCAATTGCACTTTTCTTCTTTGTTTTTACAACATTAATTGTCATTGTATACTATGGAGAGAAGCAAGCTGAATATCTATTTGGAACGGTGTTTTCAAAAGTGATGCGCGGTGTATATATTGTATCGATTGTCGTCGGTTCAATTGGCGGCTTGAAATTCATCTGGCAGTTCTTAGACTTATTACTAGCGGGAATCGTCATTCCGAATGTCATCGCGGTTGTCTTCTTAAGTAAACAAGTCCGTGAAATAACGGATGATTACTTCCAAAATTTCTACAAGCAATCTCGTGGGAAGCAGTCAAAAGATAAAGTAAATGAAATCAGTTAA
- a CDS encoding TIGR00730 family Rossman fold protein: protein MKTLCVFCGSSNGRSEKYREGAIALGKVLAERGITLIYGGASVGIMGTVADTVLEHGGQVIGVIPEMLNEKEIAHPNLTELHVVDSMHARKAKMAELADGFVALPGGPGTLEEFFEIFTWAQLGEHYKPCGLLNIHHYYDPIISLFDHMVEQQFMKEEHRSIAIVASDPETLLEKFNAYEPPHLKKWINKEQT from the coding sequence GTGAAAACCTTATGTGTATTTTGCGGCTCAAGCAATGGACGTTCTGAGAAGTATCGTGAAGGTGCTATTGCACTCGGAAAGGTATTAGCAGAAAGAGGCATCACGTTAATTTATGGTGGAGCAAGTGTTGGTATCATGGGAACAGTTGCTGACACGGTGCTTGAGCATGGCGGACAAGTTATCGGGGTTATTCCAGAAATGCTCAACGAAAAGGAAATTGCCCATCCTAACTTAACAGAATTGCATGTGGTCGATTCGATGCATGCACGAAAAGCAAAGATGGCAGAACTAGCAGACGGATTTGTTGCCTTACCTGGCGGGCCTGGGACGTTGGAGGAGTTCTTCGAAATCTTCACATGGGCTCAGCTCGGTGAACATTATAAGCCATGTGGACTGCTTAACATTCATCATTATTATGACCCAATCATTTCACTGTTTGACCATATGGTAGAACAGCAATTTATGAAAGAGGAACACCGCTCAATTGCGATCGTTGCTTCCGACCCGGAAACACTGCTTGAAAAATTCAATGCATACGAGCCACCTCATCTTAAAAAATGGATTAATAAAGAACAAACATAA
- a CDS encoding DinB family protein — translation MKTIQKMYEHLNWANERILTALQTADNQRARQLFAHILCAEKVWLTRLQGHNSSDLPIWSDMGLAECEELVGTNNTDYEAFLTELTNANLDDVISYQNSTGKTFHSSIRDILTHVALHGQYHRGQINLHLRDTGAEPINVDFITFIR, via the coding sequence TTGAAGACAATTCAAAAGATGTATGAGCATCTAAATTGGGCAAACGAACGAATCCTTACAGCTTTGCAGACTGCTGATAACCAACGCGCAAGACAGTTATTTGCTCATATCCTTTGTGCAGAAAAAGTTTGGCTGACAAGATTACAGGGACATAATAGTTCCGACCTGCCGATATGGTCTGACATGGGTTTAGCAGAATGTGAAGAGCTTGTCGGTACGAATAACACTGACTACGAAGCATTTCTAACCGAGCTCACAAACGCAAATCTAGATGATGTCATCTCTTATCAAAATAGTACAGGGAAAACGTTCCACAGTTCAATTCGCGATATTTTAACGCATGTTGCACTTCATGGACAATATCATCGAGGTCAGATTAACTTACATCTTCGCGACACTGGGGCTGAACCGATTAATGTTGATTTTATTACATTTATAAGATAA